A single Dermacentor variabilis isolate Ectoservices chromosome 9, ASM5094787v1, whole genome shotgun sequence DNA region contains:
- the LOC142557582 gene encoding neuronal acetylcholine receptor subunit beta-4-like isoform X1, whose amino-acid sequence MRTLGLRECSLILCFFALCLAQALDDRAGQIKRIKASILNTVKYRRTARPQTSVNETTVVSFELKALSVPALTPRRRHLFLSAFICLSWKDKRIGWDPDKYDGVNGIFVNSTEIWTPSLIHMSPLDLRGTRDAMVSLTSSGEVTWCPLYSISGVCETDMSDFPFDRHNCGIAFTNAISQEKEVNLTLTGQPTLPEQEHSEFRVISIVGKRSLLSFNMGEYEYPKISFHFLLERRTSLHLFTVLLPAVAVVLLSLLVFWLPPESERKLTLVGATLLTSLLLLYRTDDVVSGSSHVPRIVKLLGGGVLTNALIAVSTVLSTNMASSPPSCALPVFLVKLSEFVVHRLPCPCPAGRPGVGDDDGGVQNKCYNNAVAREWYTAARALDRVLGLVFTAAYVILCL is encoded by the exons atgcggaCGCTGGGGCTGCGAGAATGCTCTCTCATTTTGTGTTTCTTCGCCTTGTGTCTCGCCCAAG CACTCGACGATCGGGCGGGGCAGATCAAACGCATCAAAGCTAGCATCCTGAACACCGTCAAGTACCGGAGGACTGCGAGGCCTCAGACGAGCGTGAACGAAACGACCGTTGTTTCCTTCGAACTGAAGGCCCTCAGCGTCCCCGCTCTG ACACCAAGGCGCCGTCATCTGTTCCTGAGCGCATTCATTTGTCTG TCATGGAAAGACAAGCGCATCGGCTGGGACCCCGACAAGTACGATGGCGTGAACGGCATTTTCGTCAACTCCACCGAGATATGGACGCCGTCACTAATCCACATGTCACC GTTGGACTTGCGTGGAACCAGGGATGCCATGGTATCGCTCACCAGTTCGGGAGAAGTTACGTGGTGCCCCCTCTACTCCATCAGTGGGGTATGCGAG ACTGACATGAGCGACTTCCCGTTCGACCGGCACAATTGCGGCATCGCCTTCACCAACGCCATTTCGCAGGAGAAGGAAGTCAACCTTACGCTGACGGGTCAGCCGACGCTTCCCGAACAGGAACATTCAGAATTCAGAGTTATCTCCATAGTGGGTAAGAG GTCGTTGCTGAGCTTCAACATGGGCGAGTACGAGTACCCGAAGATTTCGTTCCACTTCCTGCTCGAGAGGCGCACTTCGCTGCACCTGTTCACCGTCCTGCTGCCCGCCGTCGCAGTGGTGCTGCTCTCGCTGCTCGTCTTCTGGCTTCCGCCCGAATCCGAGCGCAAGCTGACGCTCGTTGGAGCCACCCTGCTGACCTCACTGCTTCTGCTTTACCGAACGGATGACGTCGTCTCGGGATCTAGCCACGTGCCCAGGATAG TCAAACTTCTCGGAGGTGGAGTGTTGACAAACGCCCTCATCGCGGTCAGCACCGTGCTCAGCACAAACATGGCCTCGAGTCCGCCGTCCTGTGCTCTGCCGGTGTTCCTCGTCAAGCTCTCCGAGTTCGTGGTGCACCGGCTGCCCTGTCCCTGTCCTGCAGGTCGACCTGGCGTTGGCGATGACGATGGCGGTGTGCAGAACAAGTGCTACAACAACGCCGTGGCCCGCGAGTGGTACACGGCGGCTCGCGCTCTGGACCGTGTCCTCGGCCTCGTCTTCACGGCTGCTTACGTCATCCTCTGCCTGTGA